One genomic region from Cardinium endosymbiont of Dermatophagoides farinae encodes:
- a CDS encoding ankyrin repeat domain-containing protein has product MAAGYKKPETAIPVIEILLANGADINKKDSDGRTALHVTGWVKTAEFLLNKDADINAKDNNGCTVLRSEIVSLCELLENYKEDCDFSMTLEKLSKIEGKSLKELDIIEGKSLNSEYVSYIN; this is encoded by the coding sequence ATAGCAGCAGGCTATAAAAAACCTGAAACAGCAATACCTGTAATTGAGATTTTATTGGCTAACGGTGCTGATATAAATAAAAAAGATAGTGATGGGCGTACTGCTTTACATGTGACAGGGTGGGTAAAAACAGCCGAATTCTTATTGAACAAGGATGCTGATATAAATGCAAAAGATAATAATGGGTGTACTGTTTTACGTTCGGAAATCGTGTCCTTATGTGAGCTGTTAGAAAACTATAAAGAAGACTGTGACTTTTCCATGACATTAGAAAAATTGAGCAAAATAGAAGGTAAATCTCTAAAAGAATTGGACATAATAGAAGGTAAATCTCTAAACTCAGAATATGTATCATATATTAACTAA
- a CDS encoding AAA family ATPase: MNKHKLPTGVDNFHKLVSNDYLFCDKTAMIADLLENGEEVTLITRPRRWGKTLNMSMLQHFFASEVNGVSTAGLFDGLAIGKIEGGKYIAQHQGKHPVIMISFKDVNADDFQEAYDSVYELILEVYSSYAYLLKSDALNGIQLRQLHTILSKQVNQAQLERSLKLLSQCLYQHHGRKVYILIDEYDTPINKAYGNQTYLNRMVKFMRNLFSNALKGNTALEKGLLTGILRVSKDSMLSGLNNLETYTLLDEAYSSHFGFSEMEVSALFKAKDLGTSMEEVRNWYNGYRVGNLVMYNPWSIISCINRSGCFDVYWVNTGNNDLIKQLLLSASDSIKRQFEQLMQGKALTVPVDKHIAFDLLDRDETALWSLLLFAGYLTFQTSNLSLDNDLYDCIVALPNQEIRRLYNRFFKEWLSSKFVDQCVYNAFLEHLVVGAVPLFVEELSLFLRQSASCFDTQFSRKSEGFYHGFVLAMLASLGRTHYIRSNRESGFGRYVMY, from the coding sequence ATGAATAAGCATAAATTACCAACTGGGGTTGATAATTTTCATAAGCTGGTATCTAACGATTACCTGTTTTGTGATAAGACAGCTATGATTGCTGATTTACTAGAAAATGGAGAAGAAGTTACCTTAATTACCCGTCCTCGTCGTTGGGGTAAGACACTCAATATGTCTATGCTGCAACATTTTTTTGCTTCAGAAGTGAATGGGGTAAGTACAGCAGGTTTATTTGATGGTTTAGCAATAGGTAAGATAGAAGGTGGTAAATATATTGCGCAACATCAAGGAAAGCATCCTGTCATTATGATCAGCTTTAAAGACGTCAATGCAGATGATTTTCAAGAAGCATATGATTCGGTTTATGAGTTGATACTAGAAGTTTATAGTTCCTATGCTTACTTATTGAAAAGTGATGCACTTAATGGAATACAGTTAAGACAACTACATACTATCCTGAGTAAACAAGTCAATCAGGCACAGTTAGAGCGTTCTTTAAAGCTGCTCAGTCAATGCCTCTACCAACATCATGGCCGGAAGGTTTATATTCTGATAGATGAATACGATACGCCAATCAATAAAGCTTACGGTAATCAGACATACTTGAATCGTATGGTCAAATTTATGCGTAATCTATTTAGTAATGCGCTAAAAGGTAATACTGCTCTAGAAAAAGGCCTACTAACAGGCATATTACGTGTTTCTAAAGACAGTATGCTTTCTGGATTGAATAATTTAGAAACCTATACCTTACTAGATGAAGCCTATAGTTCCCATTTTGGTTTTAGCGAAATGGAAGTTTCCGCTCTATTTAAAGCAAAAGATCTTGGTACTTCTATGGAAGAAGTAAGAAATTGGTACAATGGTTATAGGGTAGGGAACTTGGTTATGTATAATCCATGGTCTATTATTTCTTGTATCAATAGATCAGGTTGTTTTGATGTCTATTGGGTGAATACGGGTAATAATGATTTAATCAAACAACTGCTACTATCGGCTAGCGATAGCATTAAAAGGCAATTTGAACAATTAATGCAGGGAAAAGCTTTAACTGTTCCTGTAGACAAACACATTGCTTTTGATCTATTGGATAGGGACGAAACAGCTTTATGGAGCTTACTCTTATTCGCTGGTTATTTAACCTTTCAAACAAGTAACCTAAGTTTAGATAATGATTTATATGATTGTATCGTTGCGCTTCCCAATCAGGAAATACGTAGACTCTACAATAGATTCTTTAAAGAATGGTTGAGTAGTAAATTTGTTGATCAATGTGTTTATAACGCTTTTTTGGAACATTTAGTAGTTGGCGCCGTTCCTCTTTTTGTGGAAGAACTAAGCTTGTTTTTACGGCAAAGTGCTAGTTGTTTTGATACACAATTTTCTAGAAAATCAGAAGGATTTTATCATGGTTTTGTCTTAGCGATGCTGGCTAGTTTAGGTAGAACCCATTATATACGCTCCAATCGAGAAAGCGGCTTTGGAAGATATGTGATGTATTAA
- a CDS encoding baseplate J/gp47 family protein, whose protein sequence is MNIEKKLNILFAGRGTCHAERLLPELVANDLLISDRQFSDHLRFLYLYTDLLAYYDNNNQRINQNVWRKFLEQDDTVIRSLILHTNIDTLRKNIHKDFLTLRRNPAAILDHNLIKNILVVAQELIILLDYWYKNLSNEDVVRAKLDTIIHKEINTHITKIYKVLQQHRKASSIQSFIDLSTFLDQKCHSASLWQLRTDLIYDEISGIEPSDAQVIDIFGDFFDAVFNTIYKLKELAASDYFDTLSGQNKEPHIALLIAFLQLLQYADAHLNYIPQRTLDHYYRHVLKFNNNPSIPDQAYIHFSLSPNQPFAFVPEGSLLVAKNPVNGEDILFETKRNITINKAKIAQVNTLLITKKFDKEGYKTVELSTTTYDSNLLQGLPFQLFPTPAHNEAIKTQSNEQLAVLVGSPLFYLAEGIRTIHIKWKLTFESFQILINRNPNKKVPTATFLKQLSGMLYTLSRVQITTKDGWLTIPEESVALAFVDETRCLHMTLSLHTEIPPIDVLSDEYQGKIVNPGTPTVFVGIRDKASLTGLYLLNGLALETIDLKVSVQGYRGLVLQNQLGIIDNSQIFEPFGPLAKLDSSFYIGSGEIFSKNLTDLKINIKWDSIPTVEGGFKSYYDAYPTKVNNDDFKVNIAYLNHQHWNPSHAQNRQVVPLFQVIKNNKGGEQLDYLRTINEIDVAALRITKTNHPLDVAVYGPKTVAGFLKLQLCAPEQAFGHAIYPNLMSSILVKNAQKKKDEAITVLNEPYTPRIKSITVDYEAEESMVLTSPPGEEEEKYLNSFFHISSFGYLKTFPSKLTAPPTLLPLIEQKESFIAFGIGDLNSTHLSMHIAIGENNPDQETQQPKWFYLSDNIWLPFEEAIVVDGTNGLSKSGIIIFDLSNLPSQVNRNNTRMTPGLTWIKAQFMDKKGALATIVGAYMQAVAVSRVMDKNGVFSAPVLPAKAIQELQNPIEGIELVVQPFQTFGGRQFENHQAFYRRVSERLRHKNRAISAWDYERIVLEKFPEIFKVKCVNHAAKSTNNMANPGHVTIVVMAKADPNIGIPLVSRQLLTEIKSYIQSVSTPFIACEVINPIYEDVKVNVTVKFKPGYEKGLFLNLLYQDLHNFFSPWILNPSVDLQLGGNIPTSKIIDFINNRYYIEGIGNFSILKYSGNPPDLKLDKVTTYDSHLFAGYPWSVMVSSKNHKISVVDKFDTAVKLRHGSIGDMAISEDFIVGPWERPKQEPIPCVDKGAPIPSLEEYCLITKKYISTDHGNH, encoded by the coding sequence ATGAATATTGAAAAAAAACTTAATATTTTATTTGCCGGAAGAGGCACCTGTCACGCTGAACGATTGTTACCTGAATTGGTAGCAAATGATTTATTGATTAGCGATAGGCAATTTAGTGACCACCTTCGATTCCTCTATTTATATACCGACTTACTCGCTTACTATGACAATAACAATCAACGCATCAATCAGAATGTCTGGCGAAAGTTTTTGGAACAGGATGATACCGTTATACGTTCCTTAATTCTACACACCAATATTGATACGCTAAGAAAAAATATTCATAAAGATTTTTTAACGCTACGCAGAAACCCAGCAGCGATTTTAGATCATAACTTGATAAAAAATATTTTGGTAGTGGCCCAAGAGCTAATCATATTACTGGATTATTGGTATAAAAATCTATCTAATGAAGATGTGGTTCGCGCAAAATTAGACACGATTATACATAAAGAAATCAATACCCATATTACTAAAATATACAAGGTGCTGCAACAACATCGCAAAGCCAGTTCCATTCAATCTTTTATAGATTTGTCTACTTTTCTTGATCAGAAGTGTCATAGTGCTTCCTTATGGCAATTAAGAACTGATCTGATTTATGATGAAATAAGTGGTATAGAGCCTAGTGATGCGCAAGTTATTGATATTTTTGGTGATTTTTTTGATGCTGTTTTTAACACCATTTATAAACTAAAAGAACTAGCTGCTAGTGATTATTTTGACACCCTTTCCGGTCAAAATAAAGAACCGCATATAGCACTGTTGATCGCTTTTCTACAGCTGCTACAGTATGCAGATGCGCATCTTAACTACATTCCACAAAGAACACTAGATCATTATTATAGACATGTACTAAAATTTAATAACAATCCTTCTATTCCAGATCAGGCTTATATCCATTTTTCGCTTAGCCCCAACCAACCCTTTGCTTTTGTACCAGAGGGCAGCCTCTTGGTTGCAAAAAACCCAGTTAATGGCGAAGATATTTTATTTGAAACCAAAAGAAATATAACGATCAATAAAGCTAAAATTGCACAGGTTAATACGCTATTGATTACTAAAAAGTTTGATAAAGAAGGCTATAAAACAGTTGAATTATCTACTACTACCTATGATAGCAACCTATTACAAGGGCTTCCTTTTCAGTTGTTTCCTACACCAGCGCATAATGAAGCCATCAAAACGCAGTCGAACGAGCAATTGGCTGTACTGGTTGGGTCACCTTTGTTTTACCTTGCTGAAGGCATCCGAACCATTCATATCAAGTGGAAACTTACCTTTGAATCCTTTCAGATATTAATCAATCGCAATCCAAATAAGAAGGTTCCTACTGCAACATTTTTAAAACAATTGTCCGGTATGCTGTATACCCTATCACGGGTACAAATTACTACTAAAGATGGATGGCTGACTATACCAGAAGAGTCTGTAGCATTAGCCTTTGTGGATGAAACGCGTTGTCTACATATGACCCTATCTTTACATACAGAAATACCGCCAATAGACGTGTTGTCTGATGAATATCAAGGTAAAATAGTTAACCCTGGTACCCCTACCGTTTTTGTTGGCATACGTGATAAAGCATCACTTACTGGTTTATACCTTTTAAATGGTTTGGCACTGGAAACAATAGATTTAAAAGTTAGTGTGCAGGGATATCGTGGATTAGTACTTCAGAATCAACTAGGTATCATTGACAATAGTCAAATTTTTGAGCCTTTTGGTCCATTGGCCAAACTGGATAGCAGCTTTTATATAGGCAGTGGAGAAATCTTCTCTAAGAATCTAACTGATTTAAAAATAAATATCAAATGGGACAGCATTCCTACCGTAGAAGGAGGGTTTAAGTCTTATTATGATGCTTATCCTACTAAGGTAAATAACGATGACTTCAAGGTAAATATTGCTTATTTGAATCATCAGCACTGGAATCCATCTCATGCCCAAAACAGACAAGTTGTCCCTCTTTTTCAGGTTATAAAAAATAATAAAGGTGGCGAGCAGTTAGATTACCTTAGAACCATTAATGAGATTGACGTAGCTGCATTGCGGATTACCAAAACGAATCATCCATTAGATGTTGCCGTCTATGGCCCCAAAACAGTAGCCGGTTTTTTAAAATTACAGCTATGCGCACCAGAACAAGCTTTTGGCCATGCCATCTATCCCAACCTGATGAGCAGCATACTCGTTAAAAATGCCCAAAAAAAGAAAGATGAAGCCATAACTGTATTGAATGAGCCCTATACGCCTCGTATTAAATCCATTACAGTTGACTATGAGGCAGAGGAGTCTATGGTATTAACTTCCCCCCCTGGGGAAGAGGAAGAAAAATACCTAAATAGTTTTTTTCATATTTCTTCTTTTGGCTATTTAAAAACATTTCCAAGTAAGTTAACTGCTCCACCTACATTATTGCCATTGATAGAACAGAAAGAATCATTTATAGCTTTTGGCATAGGAGATCTAAACAGCACCCATCTCTCTATGCATATAGCTATTGGCGAAAACAACCCCGATCAAGAAACCCAGCAACCAAAATGGTTTTATTTATCTGACAATATTTGGTTGCCCTTTGAGGAAGCGATTGTTGTAGATGGAACCAATGGATTATCTAAATCTGGCATTATCATTTTTGATTTATCCAATTTACCCAGCCAGGTGAATAGAAACAATACCCGTATGACCCCAGGATTAACCTGGATTAAAGCACAGTTTATGGACAAAAAAGGAGCATTGGCCACTATTGTCGGCGCCTATATGCAAGCCGTTGCTGTGTCAAGGGTTATGGATAAAAATGGTGTTTTTTCTGCTCCGGTATTGCCTGCAAAAGCGATTCAAGAACTCCAGAACCCTATAGAGGGTATTGAATTGGTCGTGCAACCCTTTCAAACCTTTGGTGGTAGGCAATTTGAAAACCATCAAGCCTTCTACAGACGCGTTAGTGAACGTTTGAGACATAAAAATAGAGCGATATCTGCGTGGGACTATGAGCGGATTGTGCTTGAAAAATTTCCAGAAATCTTCAAAGTAAAGTGTGTCAACCATGCAGCAAAAAGCACAAATAATATGGCAAATCCTGGCCATGTAACCATTGTGGTCATGGCTAAAGCAGATCCTAATATAGGGATACCGCTTGTTAGTAGACAGCTTTTAACTGAAATTAAAAGCTATATTCAAAGCGTAAGTACCCCTTTTATAGCGTGTGAGGTTATCAATCCTATTTATGAGGATGTTAAAGTTAATGTTACCGTTAAGTTTAAACCCGGATATGAAAAAGGATTATTTTTAAATTTGCTATACCAAGATTTACATAACTTTTTTTCTCCATGGATATTAAACCCATCAGTGGACCTCCAGTTAGGTGGTAATATACCTACTTCTAAGATTATAGACTTCATTAATAACCGTTATTATATAGAAGGAATAGGAAATTTTTCTATATTGAAGTATTCTGGTAATCCTCCAGACTTAAAGCTAGACAAGGTAACAACCTATGATAGTCATTTATTTGCCGGTTATCCATGGTCTGTTATGGTTTCTTCAAAAAATCATAAAATATCTGTTGTGGATAAATTCGATACTGCCGTGAAGTTGCGTCATGGTAGCATAGGGGATATGGCTATTTCTGAAGATTTTATAGTAGGTCCGTGGGAGCGTCCTAAGCAAGAGCCTATACCATGTGTAGATAAGGGTGCACCCATACCAAGTTTAGAAGAATACTGTTTAATTACCAAAAAATATATTAGCACCGATCATGGCAATCACTAG
- a CDS encoding adhesin — MAITSREALKKSFEKGSIPTQRDFEDLIDSMFHKQDDKIISQDHGLSLSPKGSSSKLITFFNNLNDFKPTWSIEQYPKNTPDFGFNLVDREGESKLLIQANGYVGIGTTNPSEKLTVNGNISMHGRRGTYTAGTVPGDGNWYNITPPLNACHAFEVIAKIGKKGRGLYAMTHAIALSTFGDSSNKINAVKAYYGSFRNKINLRWTGDTFNYTLQIRTQRDYGKIV, encoded by the coding sequence ATGGCAATCACTAGTAGAGAGGCACTAAAGAAAAGCTTTGAAAAAGGGTCTATCCCTACCCAACGTGATTTTGAGGATTTGATAGACTCAATGTTTCACAAACAAGATGATAAGATTATTTCTCAAGATCATGGCTTGAGTTTATCTCCTAAAGGGAGTTCCTCTAAGTTGATAACCTTTTTTAACAATTTAAACGACTTTAAACCTACTTGGAGTATTGAACAATATCCCAAAAATACCCCAGATTTTGGATTTAATCTTGTTGATAGGGAAGGGGAGAGCAAGCTTCTTATTCAAGCCAATGGATATGTTGGCATAGGTACAACCAACCCATCAGAAAAACTAACCGTAAATGGTAACATCAGCATGCATGGACGTAGGGGCACTTATACCGCTGGAACAGTCCCTGGTGATGGCAATTGGTATAATATTACCCCTCCATTAAATGCATGCCATGCCTTTGAAGTCATTGCTAAAATTGGTAAAAAAGGGCGTGGTTTATATGCCATGACCCACGCTATCGCACTGAGTACATTTGGGGACTCAAGCAATAAGATTAATGCTGTAAAGGCCTATTATGGAAGTTTCAGAAATAAAATTAACCTTCGTTGGACGGGTGATACCTTTAATTACACGTTACAAATAAGGACGCAACGTGATTATGGGAAGATAGTATGA
- a CDS encoding type B 50S ribosomal protein L31: MKKEIHPEYRPVVFLDTSSGAKFMTRSTISTSETIEWDDKKVYPLFKVEISCVSHPFYTGKKIFVDTAGRIERFNQKYKKKKEMV, encoded by the coding sequence ATGAAAAAAGAGATTCATCCAGAATATAGGCCAGTTGTTTTTTTGGATACTTCTAGCGGTGCTAAGTTTATGACTCGCTCTACCATATCTACCTCAGAAACCATTGAGTGGGACGATAAAAAAGTATATCCTTTATTTAAAGTGGAGATTAGTTGTGTTTCCCATCCTTTTTATACAGGTAAGAAAATTTTCGTAGATACAGCAGGTAGGATTGAGCGTTTCAACCAGAAGTACAAAAAGAAAAAGGAAATGGTCTGA
- a CDS encoding ATP-binding protein — protein sequence MQFAEIPEHYAFKRTLIRMAVTGQVAHAQLFIGPVGSANFALALALATYLNCSARQEADACGSCFSCASMAQLTHPDLQLVFPRKAGNAGLEAQSDKACLETFRNCLKENPFLTLEEWASAMHYGQCQISRKDSSKIIQQLSLKPFIGPYKIVCIWLPEYLHHTAANALLKTLEEPPVGTLFLLVSSNSDKILSTIKSRTQQHTIPPCSEEAIQQLLRNKYRDLDAHRYKEIAFLAEGNLAKAFQLVEQSAGDNFEHFSHWMRSCYSGDCIKLVAQSEAFHKLTADAQNIFFAYALQLIRVTLLGKLDCPLLQVHLTAEATFSKKFGLNVTISQLKEIIAQLEQACYCLERNANAKMVYAHLSIEIVHIFGAV from the coding sequence ATGCAATTTGCAGAAATACCTGAGCACTATGCTTTTAAGCGCACCTTAATAAGGATGGCTGTGACAGGTCAGGTAGCGCATGCACAGCTTTTTATAGGTCCTGTTGGTTCTGCAAATTTTGCTTTAGCATTGGCTTTAGCTACTTATTTAAATTGTAGTGCGCGCCAGGAAGCTGATGCTTGTGGGTCTTGTTTTTCTTGTGCCAGCATGGCACAATTGACCCATCCAGATTTGCAGTTGGTTTTTCCTAGAAAGGCAGGTAATGCTGGTTTAGAAGCGCAGTCAGATAAAGCCTGCTTAGAAACATTCCGCAATTGTCTTAAGGAAAATCCTTTTTTGACCCTAGAGGAATGGGCTAGTGCTATGCATTATGGGCAGTGTCAAATTAGCAGGAAAGATTCCAGCAAGATTATCCAGCAGCTTAGCTTAAAGCCTTTTATTGGGCCCTATAAAATAGTTTGCATATGGCTGCCAGAATACCTGCATCATACAGCAGCTAATGCACTATTGAAAACCTTAGAAGAGCCACCTGTAGGCACGCTCTTTTTATTGGTTAGTTCGAATAGTGACAAAATATTATCCACTATTAAGTCCCGAACTCAACAGCATACCATTCCTCCTTGTTCAGAAGAAGCCATTCAGCAGCTATTACGTAATAAATATCGAGACTTAGATGCGCATCGATATAAAGAAATAGCATTTTTGGCTGAAGGCAATCTAGCTAAAGCTTTTCAATTGGTTGAGCAAAGTGCTGGGGACAATTTTGAACATTTTAGCCATTGGATGCGTAGTTGTTATAGTGGTGATTGCATTAAATTAGTTGCCCAATCTGAAGCATTTCACAAATTAACTGCTGATGCACAAAATATTTTTTTTGCTTATGCACTACAGCTGATCAGGGTTACGCTATTGGGTAAGTTGGATTGCCCACTGCTGCAGGTGCATTTAACCGCCGAGGCAACCTTTAGCAAAAAATTTGGTCTTAATGTGACTATTAGTCAACTAAAAGAGATTATAGCACAGTTGGAACAGGCCTGTTATTGCTTAGAACGCAATGCCAATGCAAAAATGGTGTATGCCCATTTGTCTATTGAAATCGTACATATTTTTGGTGCTGTGTAG
- a CDS encoding recombinase family protein: MFIRAYLRASIEDQFADRAKEMLEQFVQERGHKIASYYRENISGTKLERPELGRLLMDSHRNDILLVEQIDRLTRLSNSDWLTLEKQIEHHELRIVSLDIPTSWQVLSDKEPSQNDPVTRAVISAINNMLMDLMATMSYKDWLSRQQRQKQGIERARQEGKYRGKQADHERHQKVIYYRSVKKLSIQDTAQATGYSASQVCRIQKLYFVNNEKSDAKHF; this comes from the coding sequence ATGTTCATCAGAGCTTATTTGAGAGCTTCAATAGAAGATCAGTTTGCAGATCGAGCAAAAGAAATGCTCGAGCAGTTTGTTCAGGAGAGAGGACACAAAATCGCTAGCTACTACCGAGAAAATATCAGCGGAACAAAACTGGAAAGACCAGAACTGGGACGATTACTAATGGATAGTCACCGAAATGATATTCTACTAGTAGAACAAATAGATCGGCTGACCAGACTTAGTAACAGTGACTGGCTAACACTCGAAAAGCAGATTGAACATCATGAATTGAGAATTGTAAGTCTGGACATCCCAACTTCATGGCAGGTTTTGTCTGACAAAGAACCATCACAAAATGATCCAGTAACTCGTGCTGTGATTTCTGCCATCAATAATATGCTCATGGATCTAATGGCCACAATGTCGTATAAGGATTGGTTGAGCCGTCAGCAACGGCAAAAACAGGGAATCGAAAGAGCACGTCAAGAGGGTAAATATCGTGGAAAACAGGCTGATCATGAGCGTCACCAGAAGGTAATATATTATCGAAGTGTTAAAAAACTAAGCATTCAAGATACCGCACAAGCTACCGGGTACAGCGCTTCGCAGGTATGTCGTATTCAGAAATTGTACTTTGTAAACAATGAAAAAAGCGATGCTAAGCACTTTTAA
- a CDS encoding recombinase family protein: MFIRAYLRASIEDQFADRAKEMLEQFVQERGHKIASYYRENISGTKLERPELGRLLMDSHRNDILLVEQIDRLTRLSNSDWLTLEKQIEHHELRIVSLDIPTSWQVLSDKEPSQNDPVTRAVISAINNMLMDLMATMSYKDWLSRQQRQKQGIERARQEGKYRGKQADHERHQKVIYYRSVKKLSIQDTAQATGYSASQVCRIQKLYFVNNEKSDAKHF; this comes from the coding sequence GTGTTCATCAGAGCTTATTTGAGAGCTTCAATAGAAGATCAGTTTGCAGATCGAGCAAAAGAAATGCTCGAGCAGTTTGTTCAGGAGAGAGGACACAAAATCGCTAGCTACTACCGAGAAAATATCAGCGGAACAAAACTGGAAAGACCAGAACTGGGACGATTACTAATGGATAGTCACCGAAATGATATTCTACTAGTAGAACAAATAGATCGGCTGACCAGACTTAGTAACAGTGACTGGCTAACACTCGAAAAGCAGATTGAACATCATGAATTGAGAATTGTAAGTCTGGACATCCCAACTTCATGGCAGGTTTTGTCTGACAAAGAACCATCACAAAATGATCCAGTAACTCGTGCTGTGATTTCTGCCATCAATAATATGCTCATGGATCTAATGGCCACAATGTCGTATAAGGATTGGTTGAGCCGTCAGCAACGGCAAAAACAGGGAATCGAAAGAGCACGTCAAGAGGGTAAATATCGTGGAAAACAGGCTGATCATGAGCGTCACCAGAAGGTAATATATTATCGAAGTGTTAAAAAACTAAGCATTCAAGATACCGCACAAGCTACCGGGTACAGCGCTTCGCAGGTATGTCGTATTCAGAAATTGTACTTTGTAAACAATGAAAAAAGCGATGCTAAGCACTTTTAA
- a CDS encoding ankyrin repeat domain-containing protein — MNEKNRDTATTTNQNAQDATATHVPTDGNPVHDLLVNAGFLPEEITNFVVEQLACFDNKLNGPYSLPLMECMFFGATECLDRIKNPIDPMANKYINIMRNLCNKGFDVNQNYRFRGGIYNNTMLMRRIAYGREIQPTSALLLLSNEFNANPFIKDSYGKNALHFLLLKGHEIQRCIIDAILKRKDIREHINDATLLGDTAMHIACARRDIRCITQLLEKGASLFIKNCDGQAPIDLLHLNEEKRLDFLIRDNQYLDLTTCPGISKRDKLLEVATIDKKIFNSDPYIIKKKIEKKMSA, encoded by the coding sequence TTGAATGAAAAAAATAGAGACACAGCAACTACAACAAATCAGAACGCTCAAGATGCAACAGCCACTCATGTTCCTACAGATGGAAACCCTGTACATGACCTATTAGTTAATGCTGGCTTCTTACCAGAAGAAATTACAAATTTTGTTGTTGAACAATTAGCATGTTTCGATAACAAATTAAATGGACCATATAGTCTACCGCTTATGGAATGTATGTTCTTTGGTGCAACTGAATGTTTAGATCGTATAAAAAATCCTATAGATCCTATGGCTAATAAATATATTAACATAATGCGGAATCTTTGTAATAAAGGATTCGACGTAAATCAGAACTATAGATTTCGTGGTGGAATATATAATAATACTATGTTGATGCGGCGTATTGCATATGGTAGAGAGATTCAGCCAACTTCTGCATTATTATTGTTATCGAACGAATTCAATGCTAATCCTTTTATAAAAGATAGCTACGGCAAGAATGCCTTACACTTTTTGTTACTCAAGGGGCATGAAATACAAAGATGTATAATTGACGCGATATTAAAAAGAAAAGATATTAGGGAGCATATTAATGATGCGACCCTGTTGGGTGATACTGCTATGCATATTGCTTGTGCAAGAAGAGATATACGATGCATAACTCAATTATTAGAAAAAGGAGCTAGTTTATTCATTAAAAACTGTGATGGACAAGCACCTATTGACTTATTACATTTGAATGAAGAGAAAAGATTAGACTTTTTAATCAGAGATAATCAATATCTTGATCTTACTACTTGTCCAGGTATCTCTAAAAGAGACAAACTTCTTGAAGTTGCTACGATTGATAAAAAAATTTTTAATTCAGATCCGTATATAATAAAGAAGAAAATTGAAAAGAAGATGTCTGCCTGA
- a CDS encoding GPW/gp25 family protein translates to MEDDNNFLGIGWKFPPSFNHHSSTVEMVNGLNDIRESLIILMRTRVGERIVEEQYGCDLTPLAFQQLDLNLETFMINNIKQTITEHEPRVEVLDVALTTPSDGEGSIDINVSYKVKKLDIEETIQYGYHPIFNK, encoded by the coding sequence ATGGAAGATGACAATAATTTCTTGGGTATAGGGTGGAAATTTCCACCTTCCTTTAACCACCATAGCAGTACCGTAGAGATGGTAAACGGATTGAATGATATTAGAGAAAGTTTAATCATCTTAATGCGTACCAGAGTAGGTGAACGGATTGTAGAGGAGCAATATGGTTGTGATCTGACGCCACTTGCCTTTCAACAATTGGATCTTAACCTAGAAACCTTTATGATCAATAACATCAAACAAACCATTACAGAACATGAGCCAAGAGTGGAGGTACTTGATGTTGCATTGACTACGCCAAGTGATGGAGAAGGGTCTATCGATATTAATGTAAGTTATAAAGTTAAAAAATTAGATATAGAAGAGACGATTCAATATGGCTACCATCCTATTTTTAACAAATAG
- a CDS encoding PAAR domain-containing protein, protein MPPAAVLLNKHMCPMVTPGVPPVPHLTGGMIMLGCPTVLIGKFPAARMGDTMLCNGPPPHPDTIVKGSLTVLIGKKPAARLGDTTGMGGMILQGCPTVMIGG, encoded by the coding sequence ATGCCACCTGCAGCCGTATTATTAAATAAACACATGTGCCCTATGGTGACGCCAGGTGTTCCACCTGTTCCCCATCTTACTGGAGGCATGATTATGCTGGGTTGTCCAACTGTTTTAATAGGCAAGTTCCCTGCAGCAAGAATGGGAGACACGATGCTTTGCAATGGGCCTCCACCCCATCCGGATACGATTGTAAAAGGATCGCTAACCGTTCTAATAGGCAAAAAACCAGCAGCACGCTTAGGCGATACAACAGGTATGGGTGGAATGATATTACAAGGATGCCCAACGGTAATGATCGGCGGATAA